In Falco cherrug isolate bFalChe1 chromosome 5, bFalChe1.pri, whole genome shotgun sequence, one DNA window encodes the following:
- the DLD gene encoding dihydrolipoyl dehydrogenase, mitochondrial — translation MQRWGRVSCALARRSCFDRIHHGLQGVCAVSQRSYADQVDADVTVIGSGPGGYVAAIKAAQLGFKTVCVEKNETLGGTCLNVGCIPSKALLNNSHLYHLAHGKDFANRGIEITGIRLNLEKMMEQKSGAVKALTGGIAHLFKQNKVVHVSGFGKITGKTQVTATKEDGSTQVINTKNILIATGSEVAPFPGITIDEDNIVSSTGALSLKKVPEKMVVIGAGVIGVELGSVWQRLGADVTAVEFMGHVGGMGIDMEISKNFQRILQKQGLKFKLNTKVTGATKKPDGTIDVAVEAAAGGKAEVITCDVLLVCIGRRPFTKNLGLEDIGIELDKRGRIPVNNRFQTKIPNIYAIGDVVAGPMLAHKAEDEGILCVEGMAGGAVHIDYNCVPSVIYTHPEVAWVGKSEEQLKEEGVEYKVGKFPFAANSRAKTNADTDGMVKILSQKSTDRMLGAHILGAGAGEMVNEAALAMEYGASCEDVARVCHAHPTVSEAFREANLAASFGKAINF, via the exons ATGCAGCGCTGGGGGCGCGTTTCCTGCGCGCTCGCTCGG AGAAGCTGTTTTGATAGAATTCATCATGGCCTTCAGGGAGTTTGTGCGGTGTCACAAAGGTCGTATGCTGATCAAG TTGATGCCGATGTCACAGTTATTGGCTCTGGTCCTGGAGGGTATGTTGCTGCTATCAAAGCAGCTCAGCTTGGATTTAAG actgtctgtgtagaaaaaaatgaaacattaggTGGAACCTGTTTGAATGTTGGATGTATTCCATCCAAG GCTTTGCTGAACAACTCGCATCTATATCACTTGGCCCACGGGAAAGATTTTGCTAACAGAGGAATCGAAA TTACAGGAATCCGTTTGAATCTAGAGAAGATGATGGAACAGAAGAGTGGTGCAGTGAAGGCCTTAACAGGTGGAATTGctcatttatttaaacaaaacaag GTTGTACATGTATCTGGGTTTGGAAAAATAACAGGGAAAACCCAAGTCACTGCAACCAAAGAAGATGGCAGCACGCAAGTTATCAATACAAAGAACATACTCATAGCCACAGGCTCAGAAGTTGCTCCCTTCCCAGGAATTACT ATTGATGAAGATAATATTGTGTCATCCACTGGTGCGCTGTCGCTGAAAAAAGTTCCTGAAAAGATGGTTGTCATTGGTGCAGGAGTCATTGGTGTAGAACTG GGTTCGGTTTGGCAGCGCCTTGGTGCAGATGTGACAGCTGTTGAGTTCATGGGGCATGTTGGTGGAATGGGAATTGACATGGAGATCTCTAAAAACTTCCAGCGTATTCTTCAGAAACAGGGACTTAAGTTTAAACTGAACACCAAAGTTACTGGTGCTACCAAGAAACCAGATGGAACAATTGATGTAGC TGTtgaagctgcagctggtggcaagGCAGAAGTAATAACTTGTGATGTGCTCCTGGTTTGCATCGGTAGACGTCCTTTTACAAAAAATCTAGGTCTTGAGGACATTGGAATTGAACTTGATAAGAGGGGGAGAATTCCAGTCAATAACAGATTCCAAACCAAAATTCCAAA CATCTATGCTATTGGTGATGTAGTTGCTGGACCTATGCTGGCCCACAAAGCCGAGGATGAAGGCATTCTTTGTGTAGAAGGGATGGCTGGGGGAGCAGTTCACATTGACTATAACTGCGTACCCTCTGTGATATACACTCACCCTGAAGTGGCCTGGGTTGGCAAATCAGAAGAACAGCTGAAAGAAGAG GGTGTAGAATACAAAGTTGGGAAATTCCCATTTGCTGCGAACAGCAGAGCGAAGACAAATGCTGACACAGATGGTATGGTGAAGATACTTAGTCAAAAATCGACAGACAGGATGTTGGGTGCTCACATTTTAGGCGCA GGTGCTGGTGAAATGGTTAATGAAGCTGCCCTTGCTATGGAATATGGAGCATCATGTGAAGATGTAGCCAGGGTTTGCCATGCCCATCCA ACAGTGTCAGAAGCCTTCAGGGAAGCAAACCTAGCAGCATCTTTTGGCAAAGCTATCAACTTCTAA